The DNA window CTCTCGTATCGCAGTCCCTGGCCCACCTcgccgagagcagcagcggcctcatcaccagcagcaaaaggtCCCATCTCCGGCCGCCACGgacgccatcgtcgtcgtcgtccatcAACAGCCGCGCCAACAGCGTCAGCccgtcggcctcgtccacGCTGCTCAAGaggcaccgccgccgccggcccaGCTCGTCCGTCTACTCCGGCACCGCCACGCCCGCCAGCGAcattggcctcggcctcatcCCCAGCGTCGGCGCCGAGCGGGACTTTGAGGGCGTTGGCGGCTGGCGCctcggcgacgacgacgacaacgacgcTGCCTGGACCACCATCAACTCGCGCTCCGAGCTGCTGCACGACCGCTCGCACGACCGGCATCACCGGCGCACCGCGTCCGGCGGCCCGACCAGCACGGCGGCCGAGAGCGGGAGCGGCTTCCTCATGATGAAGGGCCGCACCCGGAGCCCCGACAAGATGCTCCTGACGACGCCGTCTCCAAACAGCTCCAGGGTGCGGGCACCGTCGGCAGCGCCGCGTCTTGGGTCGGGCGCAAACAACCACAGCGATGGGTATTTCCCTTTGATGACATACTCGAAAGCAGTCAAGAGAAACCTTTCTTGACGTTGTTTTCGGTGCTGTGAGGAGAAAACAGGCGTGCGAGTTATCCATCTTGGTGATGATAATGATGAATATGAGTCGTGGAATGGTTGAGGACCTGAAAACTTGCCAGATTGTGGATGGCTTTCATGCCATCtagctcttctttccttttttttgtgtcctTGATGGAACAGTTTggattgatgatgattttgtaCTCGGATCGAGTACCATGGCGCAACGACACGGAGGGGGATACTGGACTTGGCGTTTTATAAGCAAAAGGATCATGAGCCTGCAGTTTGCAAATTTGTACATTTATACTGTGatttttgtctcttttacTTCTCTCCCTTATAGCAATTTGCTCAATCAAGATGGACATTGATATACTCCATTTGATATACACTTGATTATTTTCAAGTCCCAAGCGTAGTCATCGTTTCCAACAAATGCCTCCAACTGCCCTCAAACGCCGCATGTtcaaaaacacaaaacaaTTTCCAACTCCCTCGTAATGGTATCTTCCCAAAGAACAAAAATATCCAATCAAAAACAAGCAACCCAATAAAacctaaaaaaaaaaaaggtcatATCCATCCATGAATCAGATTGCCTGCCAAAAGTAATTCGCGTAAAAGTACCGCGAAAACTTCTTGTCCATATTCACCACATGCACATCCCCCTTCCTATCATTCCGAATCACCGCCCGCGCCCACTCGCCATCCTTTTCATCCCTCTCAATCTCAATCCCCAAGCTGCGATACACTTTAAGTCGTAGCAGCACCTCGTCGTCCACAGGATCTCGCCTCCGGCTCTCCTCGGAGCCCTCCACGccctgcagctccagctcctgcagCCGCGCCGCCAAATCGGCCGCCTGCTGCGCCAACCGCTCggcctccatctcggcgtCGGACGCCGCCTTTGCGACGCGGAACTTGTGCGTGTCGAGGCGCGAAATGGTCGATGCGTGATCGGAAAAGGAGTGCGACGAAACGAGCTCGCCGTGCTGCgcgttgatggtgttgagctgCCGCGAGAGCTTCTTGAGCGTCGAGTCGGAGTCGCGGACGTGCAGCTCGCGCGCCTGCTGCAGCGTCGAGAGCGATTCGCCGATGCGCCCGACGGCGAGCTTGTCGGGCTGGATGTTGAAGTTGTCGATGGTGTGGTGGATGAGCTGTGAGTGGGCAGATTGGATAGGATTAGCATGCGATGCTCTGATTCTCTCGTTCAAAGAAACATACCGTAGCTGGATCCTCGGCGAGAAGCATTGTGGCGGTTGTTCAACGCTTAGCAGCTGCGTCTATGTATAGAAATTCGGGGAAATGGTTTTGAAaaggcctcttcttcttattgCGCGCGCTTCAACAGTAATCAACAGTTGCTCAACACGAATCACAGGGTCCAAAAAAATCGACAATTGTGAAAAAAGCGAAACAGCTCCTTAGCCAAGAAACATGCACTCCATATTCCAGGCCCGTCTCCCGGGACGACCACCAGGTTCGGCCAACAAGCCACAGCTCCCCAGTCTCCCACGTCATCTCCCCTCCAGCCACGCCACACTCCAAAAGGTAAACCTACCCACCAGCCACATTTTGCGCAAGCCAAAAGCTTGGTCTGTTTCCAAGGACAAAGAGCCAAGCCGCATTGGCAAAACTCACGAGACCAAAAGGTTCCAAAGCCGAAAGTCATACCTACGCCAACGGCTTAAGCGATCAGCTCTTGTTCATTTCAATCtactcttctctctcccttaCATCCTACTTCTTTAGCGTCTCAACCCCCCCTTCGCCTCACcctcgtctcgtctcgtttCTTGAATATAACCTTCTCAGTCCCTCGACAATAAAAAGCGACCTCGGCATCCTTCGCCACTTTGCGCCTCCCTTGCCTCCCTccattttcctcttcctcagctcAAAGACAAAGTTGAGCCTTCGTTTGCGCCGCATCGCATCGTATACCTAGTACCAAAAGTCCCCCCTCTCACCCGAGAATCCTAGCAAAATGGTTACAGAACTCCCCTGTAAGACGCGGACCCTCCTTAGCcttgttcctcttctccagcctaCAGCTCTCTCGGCGCAAACGCTCGCTGCCGTTTCACCAGCAA is part of the Trichoderma atroviride chromosome 1, complete sequence genome and encodes:
- a CDS encoding uncharacterized protein (EggNog:ENOG41~TransMembrane:2 (i7-26o32-53i)) gives rise to the protein MALLNPLYACVVPLLLITTIPLAIFAGITTTFAFSILIFRVFVVYLDIALSLVSQSLAHLAESSSGLITSSKRSHLRPPRTPSSSSSINSRANSVSPSASSTLLKRHRRRRPSSSVYSGTATPASDIGLGLIPSVGAERDFEGVGGWRLGDDDDNDAAWTTINSRSELLHDRSHDRHHRRTASGGPTSTAAESGSGFLMMKGRTRSPDKMLLTTPSPNSSRVRAPSAAPRLGSGANNHSDGYFPLMTYSKAVKRNLS
- a CDS encoding uncharacterized protein (BUSCO:EOG092D4PH2), whose amino-acid sequence is MLLAEDPATLIHHTIDNFNIQPDKLAVGRIGESLSTLQQARELHVRDSDSTLKKLSRQLNTINAQHGELVSSHSFSDHASTISRLDTHKFRVAKAASDAEMEAERLAQQAADLAARLQELELQGVEGSEESRRRDPVDDEVLLRLKVYRSLGIEIERDEKDGEWARAVIRNDRKGDVHVVNMDKKFSRYFYANYFWQAI